A single region of the Amphiprion ocellaris isolate individual 3 ecotype Okinawa chromosome 4, ASM2253959v1, whole genome shotgun sequence genome encodes:
- the LOC111569926 gene encoding adhesion G protein-coupled receptor E5, with the protein MGFEKDLLLLGLVCLLGKCVSDCKFGYSKNEKEECVDTDECKENLYPCGNNSNCLNTAGSYFCQCLSGFEHGGGSQDFEPFSGLQCQDRNECTDTKNNKDICGKKGTCQNVDGSYWCKCEEGYTNSGKNSTPCSDINECKDAENNKDICGKKGTCQNVDGSYWCKCEEGYTNSGNKSTPCSDINECRDAENNKDICGKKGTCQNVDGSYWCKCEEGYTTYGNERTLCLELDCDSFSEDGRPSQSLGGLADILSMMRNSCLSLSNPSTAAVGKVDGEALLEKLFTATEEILSPGQLDSSDGVTELLDTMEHSILLIGPQLKANRTKIETTETDVEIAVQKGNIRPTGPIHLMTENASLDTDWTTAAGMGTYPGFALAALLTYKNLEISMNESFEDLKEYKKDGVEPSFHVSSRVVSVVVSNPSTQKLNRAVNITLRHLQDKVESSEMRYICAYWNETGVWSTDGCSPQHSNATHTLCTCEHLSSFAVLMALYPMEHTFGLLLVTKIGLTISLLCLMLCILTFLFCRSIQGTRTTIHLHLCICLFLADLIFLAGISRTKPEGACRFVAVMLHFFFMGVFTWMLLEGVQLYRMVVLVFNATIRPLYLYVTGYGAPLAIVIISGIIRPTGYGTEKYCWLSLKDGLIWSFYGPICLIIILNVFFFIVTVWKLAQKFTSLNPDLSKLRKIKAFTVTAIAQMCILGLMWVFGAFLFQEGTTIVAYVFTILNSLQGALIFIMHCLLSKQVRDEYAHFLSCICTPQKKRYSDFSTTNPSSSQSQGSRSGQHTGESQI; encoded by the exons ATGGGGTTTGAAAAGGACCTACTTCTTCTTG gATTAGTGTGTCTGCTGGGAAAATGTGTCTCTGACTGTAAATTTGGCTACTCCAAGAATGAAAAAGAGGAGTGTGTGG ATACAGATGAGTGTAAAGAAAACCTGTATCCATGTGGGAACAACTCAAACTGCTTGAACACAGCAGGCAGCTACTTCTGTCAGTGTCTTTCTGGGTTCGAACACGGTGGTGGGAGCCAAGACTTCGAACCGTTTTCTGGACTACAGTGTCAAG ATAGAAATGAATGCACTGAcactaaaaataacaaagacatCTGTGGAAAGAAAGGAACTTGTCAGAATGTTGATGGGAGTTACTGGTGCAAGTGTGAAGAAGGTTACACCAATTCTGGAAAAAACAGCACACCATGCTCAG ATATAAATGAATGCAAAGATGCTGAAAATAATAAAGACATCTGTGGAAAGAAAGGAACTTGTCAGAATGTTGATGGGAGTTACTGGTGCAAGTGTGAAGAAGGTTACACCAATTCTGGAAACAAAAGCACACCATGCTCAG ATATAAATGAATGCAGGGATGCTGAAAATAACAAAGACATCTGTGGAAAGAAAGGAACTTGTCAGAATGTTGATGGGAGTTACTGGTGCAAGTGTGAAGAAGGTTACACCACTTATGGAAATGAAAGGACTCTATGCTTAG AGCTTGACTGTGACAGCTTCAGTGAGGACGGCAGGCCTTCACAG TCGCTTGGAGGCCTGGCAGACATTTTGTCCATGATGAGAAACAGCTGTTTGAGTCTGTCTAACCCAAGCACTGCTGCTGTAGGGAAGGTTGATGGAGAGGCGCTACTGGAG AAACTTTTCACAGCCACTGAGGAGATCCTGTCTCCCGGGCAACTGGACAGCAGTGACGGTGTGACCGAGTTGCTCGACACAATGGAGCACTCTATTTTGCTGATCGGTCCTCAGCTCAAAGCCAACCGAACCAAGATAGAGACCACAGAGACAG ATGTAGAGATTGCTGTTCAAAAAGGAAACATCCGGCCAACGGGACCGATCCATCTGATGACTGAAAACGCTAGCCTCGACACTGACTGGACAACAGCAGCTGGGATGGGGACGTACCCCG GTTTTGCTCTGGCTGCACTGTTGACCTACAAGAACCTGGAGATATCCATGAATGAGTCTTTTGAGGATCTCAAAGAATATAAAAAAGATGGTGTGGAACCCTCCTTTCACGTGTCCTCCAGAGTTGTGTCTGTTGTGGTCTCCAACCCATCCACTCAGAAACTGAATCGCGCTGTTAACATCACTCTCAGACATCTGCAG GACAAAGTGGAGTCCTCTGAGATGAGGTACATCTGTGCATACTGGAATGAAACAGGAGTCTGGTCCACAGATGGTTGCTCACCGCAGCACTCCAATGCCACACACACTCTGTGTACGTGTGAACATCTGAGCAGTTTTGCTGTTCTCATGGCCCTTTACCCCATGGAG CACACCTTTGGGCTCTTGCTGGTGACCAAGATTGGGCTGACCATCTCCCTGTTGTGTCTGATGTTGTGCATCCTGACATTCCTGTTCTGCCGATCCATACAAGGCACTCGTACCACCATCCACCTGCACCTCTGCATCTGCCTTTTCTTAGCTGATCTCATCTTCCTGGCCGGCATTTCTCGAACTAAACCTGAG GGCGCCTGCAGGTTTGTTGCAGTGATGCTTCATTTCTTCTTCATGGGCGTTTTCACATGGATGCTGCTAGAAGGGGTGCAGCTGTACCGTATGGTTGTCCTGGTGTTTAATGCCACCATCAGGCCCCTCTACCTGTACGTCACGGGTTATGGGGCACCTCTTGCTATCGTCATTATATCTGGCATCATTAGACCAACGGGATACGGCACTGAAAAGTA CTGCTGGCTATCCCTGAAAGACGGCCTCATCTGGAGCTTCTATGGCCCCATTTGCCTCATCATCATCCTGAATGTCTTTTTCTTCATCGTCACTGTCTGGAAACTCGCCCAGAAGTTCACCAGCCTCAACCCAGACCTTTCCAAGCTGCGCAAAATTAA AGCTTTCACAGTGACAGCTATAGCCCAGATGTGTATCCTGGGTCTGATGTGGGTGTTTGGGGCCTTCTTGTTTCAAGAGGGAACAACAATTGTGGCGTATGTCTTCACGATTCTCAACAGCCTACAGGGTGCACTGATCTTCATCATGCACTGCCTGCTGTCTAAACAG GTGAGAGATGAGTACGCCCATTTCCTCTCTTGTATCTgcacaccacagaagaagagatACTCGGACTTCAGCACCACCAATCCCTCTAGCAGTCAGTCACAA GGTTCTCGGAGTGGGCAGCACACCGGAGAATCTCAAATATGA